A region of the Mytilus edulis chromosome 11, xbMytEdul2.2, whole genome shotgun sequence genome:
ATATGTGTCTTTTACATTTTCTATCTTAATAACTATTCTTTACTTGTATGATATTCACTTCACCTTAAatgtttattgaaattaaatgattTCCCTGTGTTTTAGACTAGATTTTATATTGTGATATATATATCACTTATGATAATTAAACGATCTACACTAAATGTGTCATAAACCTATAATTcaatagtttttgtttgttaatggCTGTCATGACAGTTTCTTGTAAATTGTACTAAGACAAATAAGAACGTGATTGTCCTCGTTTGaattatgttatatttgtcaaGTCGTCTTTTTTATAGCTTTGGTTTTAATAGGTATAATGTTTGTAGCATTCATGAAGTCTGAACGCTGTATAATTGATCATGTCATAGGAATTGGAGTTTTGGTGGATAGTTGCTTCATTGACCTTAACACTTTTGCTTATTATTTAACTTATCTAAcacgataataaaaaaaaacaaatattaaaaaaacatcagGAGCCCATATGcataactcagtggttgtcgttaattcatgtctgtcatacttgtttttcgttaatattttgttataaattaggccgttagttttctcagttGAATTGTTTAAAAATGATCAGTTATGACATTTTTTAAAGCCGACTTTACggtctaatattttttttatctttgttgaATGCCGTATGGTTGCTTGcatttactttatttgaactttggtggatagctgtctcatttaTAACAGTTTCACTAAAACTCTAGCCATTAACATCTAATAAATCAGAAACCAGAACTCAAACAAAACCCGATGGTAATACCAAATGCTCCAGAAGAATGAACATGTCATGGCTTATCTATTTCACACTACCAGTTGTTCTTGTAGGTACAAGTTTGTAAATGATCCAGTGTTGATAATAATGATAGGACGTATTTATTGTCATTGTTTCTTCTGTCCTTTCCGACAACAAATTAAATTGTTTACAGTCTTtctggggactaactgtgcaccacttattgcggacctgtttttgtattgttatgagttacaatttatgacaaaaataagcaaagacccatcgaaacaacatctgataaacaaatttaataatacttttagatatttggatgatattttggctctcaataatgacgacttcagtatgtatattaatgaaatttatcctgttgaacttactttaaataaagctaatactaataatgaccactgcccttttctcgatcttgatatctatatcactaatggaaagctgaatactaaaatttatgataaaagggatgatttcctatcgttaattatccgtttttagatggtgacgttcccttgtcaccatcttacggtgtttatatatctcaacttggtggttcgctcgtgtatgtaacaatgttttagattttaacgagagaaattgatgtattactgaaaaattattacaccagggttttcgatatcacaaactagtcaaaacatttactaaattttatcatcggtataaagacatcattcgtaaatgtagctcaacatgcagacttctaatacgttcaggtatttcacatccaattttttatggtaatattctttataaagcacaaaggtgtcagtattcacctcagaaacttacaaaacctttgaatagacttattaagaagggatataattacgatactgttgtcaagtcattaaagattgcatattttggcgttaatattgagtcactgataaggtctttgcatcggaactaaacacatttattctaaaaacagttgttggcatgacacgggttatgttcttctcatatatgttatgatggtatgatactaaacccctaacgggaaggattgtgcctgatgttcatatgatgaaatcataatctttcagtcagtttagttgaagtctggagctggcatgtcagttaactgctagtagtctgttgttatttatgtattattgtcattttgtttattttctttggttacatcttctgacatcagactcggatttctcttgaactgaattttaatgtgcgtattgttatgcgtttactttactacattggttagaggtataggggggggggttgagatctcacaaatatgtttaaccccgccgcctttttgcgcctgtcccaagtcaggagcctctggcctttgttagtcttgtattatttttaattttagtttcttgtgtacaatttggaaattagtatggcgttcattatcactggactagtatatatttgtttaggggccagctgaaggacgcctccgggtgcgggcatttctcgctacattgaagacctgttgatgaccctctgctgttgttttttatttgggcgggttgttgtctctttgacacattccccattttcattctcaattttatttttatttgatcttaTTTGGTTTGTATTGCAAACTATCGAAAGTTTCGGTTTGAGCATTATACGATAAGGATGTTCATGATTAGTTCATGAACATATTTTGAAGTGCTATGTTCATTGTCTGGTTCTAATTTTGTCTAATTAGTCTACTTTAAGTAATCACTAGGCTGTGAGTTCAAAAAAACCATCACTAGTGGACAACAGTGTGTTGGACGCCGACCTCATCTGATACAAAATTGGCAGTCTTCCCGCCTAAGAATATGTTGGCTACACGTTTAAGGTCTATTACGAAATTCGAATTCACCTTTACGAAGAAAAATATTGTCTTTGTGAGTACAAAAtagttaaataaatagaataataaaacatgtttcgAACTAATTGTGGTTGATTTCACGACCTTCATATCACGGAAgttataataaataacaatacAACATGTATCAATAATTTTCCATTTCATCATTATTAATAGAACACATTATTAGTCATATCAGGAAGTGAAACCTTCcgcctttagcatgtttagtgtaACCAGGAAATAAActaaaaagcaaataaaaataaatgagacGTACCCGTTCaaacaaatagatgaaaaatatGAGGATAATTTTAGTGCTATGGTCAATCTTCGGTAAGTTTATTATTCATATTGTATTCTAATTTTTACGCATTAATTATTAATGGGTTGTTTTCAATCATATTAAAAGAAAAGATTTGTACAATAGTACATGGAAACGTTGTCTTTTATCTTAAATTTGTGTGTATGAATTTAACGCCAATAGATGTTACCGTTCTCCAAAACTGTTATAAAACAAAACTAGATCATGAATTTGTGTTGATTTCAGTGTATTCAATTATCAGAGTTGTCGGTTTATAGGTGTCATTTCAACAGACGTTTTGTCCGACCGAAAGGTGTAAACATATCTTTTTTATAAGCGAAATCTTTGAGTTTATGTTGCATCTCACAAGAGACATTTAGAATAAACCGCCCTTTACATCCGCTACATGCACAACACCGAATACATTTTGTGCATTATCTGTTTTAAATGGTAATTAGATATTGTTTTGGtaaattataaacttttattaaaattaacaGGGATGATGATGAAAAGAACTAGTGCTTAACAGTCTCTAGAACAGTTCAACTGACACCATAAGAATAAGTTCGTGCATTTCTGCAAAAGAACATATAGAATAGaagctataaaccaggtttacTTCACcaagaaaatacctgtacaaaTTCAGGGATAtaacagttgttatacattcgtttgatgtgtttgagtctttgattttgccatttgactagggTTTTTCCGattcgaattttcctcggagattaatatttttgtgattttatttttacaacgGATTTATTCTAGAACATTTATGGATAGCTCAACCCTATACTGAATCTAACAGTAATGCCGTTAAATAGGATGTTTTTTGGGGTTGAATATTAAAGAACAGTTTTATAGTAAATTATTCAGCGAGTAAATAAATCATCTCAAAAGAAGGCAAtcatatcttttatttatttttattgtaaatattcaaatatttcattatttacattacaatataatacaatacaaatatgttttatagTGACATTTtgtataacaaaatatgtataatattataaaatttaaatttaaattacacCCGGCACAATGGACCACAAAAAAGGACATTTTAAATAGATACTATAGTAGTAATTCAGATTGACATCAGcaattttataaacatgataattatTACATTACATATTACCTTTTTTTCTAACCACGAGTTTTTATTATACTGCAGCTTGGGGTAATGCAGGATCGTGCTATTATGAACATTATGAATCACCTTTTATTCACTACAACGATTACTCGGTTTATGAGTTCTGCCTTACTGGTTGTTGTGGTTCAACGAAAATAGATGGCATAAAACATTGCTGTAAGGATGCAGGAGCCATTATAGGAATATTTCTTGGTGCAGCAGGATTTCTTGCCTTTCTACTTATAATTTGTGCCCTGTGTAGAAGAAGACATCGGAGTGATGCATTCGTAATAAGTAAGTGTGCTTAGACCTTTTGAAAGATCGATTTGTTTACTTGaggcaagatttttttttcataatttcaaatCACTTGTCCTTGGTCCAGTTTCTAAAGGGAATTATATGTATCTATATGCATTGTGCTATGTTGATTTTAGTTTGAATTACCACGTTTTCAATTGTTAGATTTATTTGCCAGCATACTTTTGTCTTGTCTGCCCTTTACAATTTGGCAAGTTGTTGCAAAATTGTTAGAGGTAAATGATATAGAGTAACCATACCCACACTGGAATTTTCAAACACGTTTTCATCACGATTCGGGGAAAAGATGCAAACGTTGATAATCTAAACATGATTTTGAAGTTGCCTGCAATAACTCAATGTACAATGTAGATATAGCATCCAGGATCTTTATACgaataaataaagtatatttgttTTGGCCAGTATTTTATAAAAGCATGAATGTATCTTAGGGATTTAAACCGCTTTAGTTGAATCCGGATGGTGTCGTTTTGCAGTCTCATATCACATTTATAACGCAGATCTTTGCTTTGGTGAATTCAATATAGTCCAACAATGTTTGTACGGAAGTTTAAAACTTCTGCGAATACAAGTAGCTGCATTTCAAATGACAGCATCTATTAATTTTCgcagaaaatattataaaaaactATTGGTATTTGAgtcattattttgcaatataaatatcaaattatatgtaaataaagttaatttgatttaataaaatttgttataGACGGATCCAATGAACGAGGCAGGCTTATTCTACCAACTACAACAGCCACACAGTATCCTTCAGCAACTGACCATAAACATTATGAAAGTCAAGGACGGTACAATTACCAGCAAACAAACACAACAACTGGGTATATATATCCGCCACAAACAGGAAATACAAACATATACTCACATCAAATCACTCCTAATGCGCCTGCGTACCAGAACTGATGGTCAACAGCACCGAGAACGGTTACAATAATTGTGGAATGGATCATCATGATAAAGACATTATAAACAAAAATCTCAATCTGTGCATTACAATGTGATCTATCTTAACTTTTGAtatattaattttcaatgtttGAGTAAATATATAACAGAGGATTCGTTGTTTTAAAAAGTAAGTTTGTTCACCTTTATTGAAGACATTTACTTGACCTACTTAATTTCAATTGACTTTGTTTTTATCTCTTACATTGACTGACAAAAGACCAATAATCAACTACTACATGTAGGATACATGTtattgaaagtgttttttttcaaaaattcatgtttgtAAATACAATTGGTGCATTATTTGTTGGCTTTAAGAACTAACATGTTATATACAGTACAAATTATATTGGGCAAACCGGACGTCCTCATTTCTAAACTAATTATCTTGGCTTTGAAAACACAATAACaattgatagatatatatatttataattgtgaATTATCGAACATTGACCAAGTGCTCTATTGATAAGTGGAGTATTACAGAAATGTTGGATTCATTATAATATGCAATCTTCGatttttgtcaatttcattaacttCAATACACTGTTGGGGTAATATGCCAAACAAAAATGGTTACCTTATTAATTTGTGTAGTTCTTGTGCTAAATATTGTATTGGGTAAAATTTTATCAACCAGAGTTGAGGAACTAATTTTGTATCGACTATTTACTGACTATCCAATATCTCCACCGTATAAAACAGGAAACTCCCCggtaaatagttttcaaaggtaccaggattataattttgtacgccagacgcgcgttttgtctacataagactcatcagtgacgctcatatcaaaatatttataaagccaaacaagtacaaagttgaagagcattgaggatccaaaattccgaaaagttacgccaaatacggctaaggtaatctatacctggaataggaaaatccttagttttttcaaaaatttaaagtttgggaaacaggaaatttataaaaatgaccacattattgatattcatgtcaacaccgaagtgttgactactgggcatttcaaatcaaaacaaagttacgttttttgttgttattgtaatttaaacaacttttttcCTTAAAAATGATATTGGTTTAGTCTGTCCTATATAcctaaaaaaacaactttttaacaAATATCTGCTTAATAACAAATTTGTTTCTAAGAGTCGCCGTGGCTCCATCGGTAGCGCATAGTACTATACATTAAGTGATAAATTGTTTTTAAGAAGAGATACAAATATCACAGGTATTTagcatttttttgtgttgaaatattaaaatttgatgttcctataatttttattttttatgttgtttttttttaattcaaagagTCATTATGCATCTTTTTGATtatatattatttcaataaagaaaacaaaagtaaTGTGTTGATTTTTGTGTCTGTTTCTATTACTATACATACTCTTTACCTACTTTCTATTCCTAtgtttacatttattatatatatgcaaGAAACAATTGCCGTCAAACTGGAGTACACGTAGATGCTTGTACATAACCAAAAACACGAGAATGAATTCTAAATAGCAATGAAGCCTA
Encoded here:
- the LOC139495883 gene encoding uncharacterized protein, whose amino-acid sequence is MKNMRIILVLWSIFAWGNAGSCYYEHYESPFIHYNDYSVYEFCLTGCCGSTKIDGIKHCCKDAGAIIGIFLGAAGFLAFLLIICALCRRRHRSDAFVINGSNERGRLILPTTTATQYPSATDHKHYESQGRYNYQQTNTTTGYIYPPQTGNTNIYSHQITPNAPAYQN